The nucleotide window GATTTCGACGTATACGTTTTTTTATGCCGGAATCTTTATGGTTTTGACGGGTGATGCGTGGGGGAAATTAGATGCGTTTATTTATCCTGATGTTTGGATCTCCGCACTTTTACTCACGATCGTCTCAACAGTTCTCGGCTATTTGCTTTATACGACGGGGTTGAAACATATCGAGGCAAGCAATGCATCCATCTTAGGGACCGTTGAGCCAATTGTGGCGGTCATCACCGGTGTTCTTTTCTTGGGGGATTATCTCATGTTCTGGCAAGTTATCGGCATCGCACTGGTATTGTACTCTGCTATACTTGTAACACGAAACTCCCATAAAATAAGCAAAAGAAAGGCAGGCGTTCAACAGTGACTGACGGGCAAAAACGAGCCAACATCCACACCGGCGCTGACGTCGAAATCGTTTTAAAAAAAGACCAAAGAACGGGAAAAAGAACGAGTGGTACAGTGAAAGAGATTTTAACAAATGCTCCGACGCATCCTCATGGCATTAAAGTGAGACTAATGGATGGCCAAGTCGGCAGGGTGAAAAAAGTGAATGCATAAATAAAAAACATTCCTGGCTCTTCACCAAAATCTATGGTTGATATAAATGGATAATTATGGTGATCACACTAGCCTAGCGGAGGAAAAACACGGAGACTCCTGTGAAAGTGCAGGGCGAAGACCCCGCAGAAAAAAGCGAACTTCTTTTTTCCACTTTAAGAACGTTTAACTTTGTTAAGGGACTTATTTGTCAACCGTATGTTTTAGTGTTGACCCACATTCCTCTATTCTTTTTTAAGCATGAAAGAGAGCAACAAGCCTACAAACGCAAACAAAAAAGCGACAAAAAAAGCATGTGACACACCGTTCAAAAAGTGGAGTGCGTCTGCGGCGTCATCTACCGTAGCTTGTCGGCTGATGAATGAGATAATGAAGGTAAGACCTAACGATCCTCCGAATTGACGGGCCGTATTGATAATCGCCGTGCCGTGGGCGACTAAAGCATCCGGCAATGCGTTGATGCCCGTAGTCATAATCGGCATGTTAATGAGCGCAACGCCACCCATGGCGAACATGAATAAGACCGATACAAACGCAAGAGATGTATGAACATCAAGCAGGAAAAAATAACTGAGCGTAGACGTCGCGATCAGAATAAAACCGATCAGGGCCATGCGTTTTCCGCCGTATTTATCGAACAGCTTCCCTGCCAGGAGCGACATAACTGCGAGGGTCATTGCTCCCGGAAATACCACGATTCCTGCGTACAATGCAGAGTGCTCCTGAACGTTCTGCACATACATTGGCAAGATGGTTTCAATTGAAATTAACAAACTAAAAGAAAGAATGGAAACCATTGCAACCAAGGCGAATATAGGCGTTTTGAGCACACGCAATTCCAGAGTTGGCTGTTCCAAACGGAACTGCCGGATGACGAACAAGATCAGTGTAATGCTCCCGATGCCGATCATAGCGACTCCTTCTGTATTGAACCCATAAAGAATGCCGCCAAAACCGACGGTTGACAATAGGATAGAAAGAACATCAATCTTTGAATCTCTTCTTTCGGTGACGTTACGCATGAATAGAAACATAAGAATCATAATAGCCACAGCAATCAAAAGCGTTAACAAAAAAATCGCACGCCACTCGAAAGCGTTGACGATAACGCCGGATATAGGCGGGCCGATCGCAGGCGCAACATTAATGACAAGCCCTGCCATCCCCATCGCAAATCCTCGTTTTTCCCTTGGATAAATCAATAAAAGCAAGGTTTGCATGAGCGGCATCAACATGCCGGACCCGGCTCCTTGAAATATGCGCCCTACCATTAGCATTTCAAACGATGGCGCAAGCAACCCAAACAATGTGCCTATGGAAAACAAAAACATCGCACTCATCATTAATGTTCTTGTTTTAAACGTATCGATTAAAAATGCCGTCATTGGAATCAGGATAGCGATCATTAACATATAAATCGTCGTCAAGCCCTGAACTTCACTTGCGTTCACGTCGAATTCAACCATGATTCTAGGGAATGCTGTAATAAGCAAAAACTGCATGAGAACGGATAGGAAAGAACCGGAAAGGGTGATCGCGACGATCAAACGTCGCTGTATTTTTGTTCGCTTGTTTGAATGCATGGGAAGGACTTCCTTTATCAGACTGGTGTAAACTCTTAAAAGTATAACAATGAATGGCGATTATATAGAACTTATACGGCTTCAGAAACGATCCCCAATAGGAAAGGGAGTAGGCTAGAAATGATGATCAATTTGAAGCGACTCATGGAAACGATAAATACGAGTGCTGCGATCGGTGCGACAGAAAACGGCGGTTTATATCGGCTAACCCTGTCAAAGGAAGACACGGAAATGCGCGCTACGTTCGTTCAATGGCTGGAGACGGC belongs to Salicibibacter cibi and includes:
- a CDS encoding YwbE family protein, whose protein sequence is MTDGQKRANIHTGADVEIVLKKDQRTGKRTSGTVKEILTNAPTHPHGIKVRLMDGQVGRVKKVNA
- a CDS encoding DHA2 family efflux MFS transporter permease subunit; protein product: MHSNKRTKIQRRLIVAITLSGSFLSVLMQFLLITAFPRIMVEFDVNASEVQGLTTIYMLMIAILIPMTAFLIDTFKTRTLMMSAMFLFSIGTLFGLLAPSFEMLMVGRIFQGAGSGMLMPLMQTLLLLIYPREKRGFAMGMAGLVINVAPAIGPPISGVIVNAFEWRAIFLLTLLIAVAIMILMFLFMRNVTERRDSKIDVLSILLSTVGFGGILYGFNTEGVAMIGIGSITLILFVIRQFRLEQPTLELRVLKTPIFALVAMVSILSFSLLISIETILPMYVQNVQEHSALYAGIVVFPGAMTLAVMSLLAGKLFDKYGGKRMALIGFILIATSTLSYFFLLDVHTSLAFVSVLFMFAMGGVALINMPIMTTGINALPDALVAHGTAIINTARQFGGSLGLTFIISFISRQATVDDAADALHFLNGVSHAFFVAFLFAFVGLLLSFMLKKE